A region of the Candidatus Eisenbacteria bacterium genome:
TTCATGAACGTGAAGCTGTTCGTGTGGAGGTACATCAAGTAGTGCCCGAAGAGACCTCCGGCGAGCCCCGCGAAGGCGGAGCCGATCACGAAGGCGGTCACCTTGTAGCGGGTCGTCGGCACGCCCAGGCTCTCTGCGGCGATCTCGTCATCGCGAATCGCCAGAAGCGCCCGGCCGTGGCGCGACCGGATCAGGTTCGCGTGAAAGACCACGCAGCCGGCCACCGCGAGGTAGACCCAGAAGAAGTTGGCCCTCGCGGGGATGTTCGGGAAGCCGCGCGCGCCCCCCAGGAACTCGAGGTTCAGGATCAGCACGCGGATGATCTCGCCGAAGCCCAGAGTCGCGATCGCCAGGTAGTCGCCCCTCAGGCGGAGTGTCGGGATCCCGATCAGGAGCCCCGCGGCCGCGGCGGCAATGGCCCCGATGACGAGCGAGATCAGGAATGCGGCGAGGCCCATGCCGGGCCCGAGGGAGGGGCCTACATAGACATCGAAGGCCGCGGCGGCGTATCCGCCGACCGCCATGAATCCGGCGTGCCCGAGGCTGAACTGCCCGGTGAAGCCGTTGATCAGGTTAAGGCTGACGGCGAGGATGATGTTGATCCCGCTCAGAATGAGGATGCGCACGACATAGGGATTGAGCGCCGCGGCCAGTCCCTTCTCGAGGCCGAACAGGAGGAGCGCGGCCGGCACCCAGAGCCAGGCGCTCGTGAGGATCCTCCTCGCCGCGCCGCCCCCCGTCCCCCCGCCCCTCTCTGCTCGCGCCACTGCCCTAGACCTTCTCAGAGACGGCCTTGCCCAGGATCCCGGACGGCTTCACGAGTAGGATGACGATCAGGAGGCTGAAGGCGATCGCGTCGCGCAGGGTCGAGGAGATGTACCCCGCGACGAGCGTCTCGGCCACTCCCATCAGGAGCCCTCCAACCACCGCGCCGGGAACATTGCCGATCCCCCCGAGGACGGCCGCGACGAACGCCTTGATCCCAGGGAGCAGACCCATCAACGGATCGATCTTCGGATTGGTGAGCGCGACGAGCACCGCCGCCGCGGCGGCGAGCGCGCTTCCGATGGCGAAGGTGAAGATGATGATCCGGTCGGTGGCGATCCCCATCAGAGAGGCCGCATCCCTGTTGAACGAGACCGCCCGCATCGCCTTGCCGACCTTGGTCCGGTAGATCACGAGCTGCAAGAGGAGCATGAGGAAGCAGGAGCAGCAGAGGATCAGGATCTGATGGTTCGTGATGACCACTCCGGCGGGCAAACGAACCGTCCGGCTCTCGATGATCTGGGGGAAGAACTTCGGATCGGCCCCGAAGATCAGGATCCCGGCGTTCTCGAGAAGCAGGCTGACGCCGATCGCGGTGATGAGCGCGGTCAGCTTCGAATGCCTGCGCACGGGCTTGTAGGCGCTCCTCTCGATCACGATC
Encoded here:
- a CDS encoding branched-chain amino acid ABC transporter permease translates to MLTSAWLWVPAALLLFGLEKGLAAALNPYVVRILILSGINIILAVSLNLINGFTGQFSLGHAGFMAVGGYAAAAFDVYVGPSLGPGMGLAAFLISLVIGAIAAAAAGLLIGIPTLRLRGDYLAIATLGFGEIIRVLILNLEFLGGARGFPNIPARANFFWVYLAVAGCVVFHANLIRSRHGRALLAIRDDEIAAESLGVPTTRYKVTAFVIGSAFAGLAGGLFGHYLMYLHTNSFTFM
- a CDS encoding branched-chain amino acid ABC transporter permease → MQEFLQQLVNGVSWGGIYALIALGYTMVYGILRLINFAHGDVYMVGAYLAFYSVGWFGLAREGGVGVAGVVLVFAVAMLGCAALGIVIERSAYKPVRRHSKLTALITAIGVSLLLENAGILIFGADPKFFPQIIESRTVRLPAGVVITNHQILILCCSCFLMLLLQLVIYRTKVGKAMRAVSFNRDAASLMGIATDRIIIFTFAIGSALAAAAAVLVALTNPKIDPLMGLLPGIKAFVAAVLGGIGNVPGAVVGGLLMGVAETLVAGYISSTLRDAIAFSLLIVILLVKPSGILGKAVSEKV